A stretch of the Leopardus geoffroyi isolate Oge1 chromosome B2, O.geoffroyi_Oge1_pat1.0, whole genome shotgun sequence genome encodes the following:
- the NRN1 gene encoding neuritin isoform X1: protein MGLKLNGRYISLILAVQIAYLVQAVRAAGKCDAVFKGFSDCLLKLGDSMANYPQGLDDKTNIKTVCTYWEDFHSCTVTALTDCQEGAKDMWDKLRKESKNLNIQGSLFELCGSGNGAAGSLLPALPVLLVSLSAALATWLSF, encoded by the exons ATGGGACTTAAGTTGAACGGCAGATATATTTCACTGATCCTCGCGGTGCAAATAG CGTACCTGGTGCAGGCCGTGAGAGCAGCGGGCAAGTGCGATGCGGTCTTTAAGGGCTTTTCGGACTGTTTGCTCAAGCTGGGCGACAGCATGGCCAACTACCCGCAGGGCCTGGACGACAAGACGAACATCAAGACCGTGTGCAC ATACTGGGAGGATTTCCACAGCTGCACGGTCACAGCCCTTACGGATTGCCAGGAAGGGGCGAAAGATATGTGGGATAAACtgagaaaagaatccaaaaacCTCAACATCCAAGGCAGCTTATTCGAACTCTGCGGCAGCGGCAACGGGGCGGCGGGGTCCCTGCTCCCGGCGCTCCCAGTGCTTCTGGTGTCTCTCTCGGCAGCTTTAGCGACTTGGCTTTCCTTCTGA
- the NRN1 gene encoding neuritin isoform X2, protein MDSTPPPAHAHPPDPYLVQAVRAAGKCDAVFKGFSDCLLKLGDSMANYPQGLDDKTNIKTVCTYWEDFHSCTVTALTDCQEGAKDMWDKLRKESKNLNIQGSLFELCGSGNGAAGSLLPALPVLLVSLSAALATWLSF, encoded by the exons ATGGACTCAACTCCCCCTCCCGCACACGCTCACCCACCCGACC CGTACCTGGTGCAGGCCGTGAGAGCAGCGGGCAAGTGCGATGCGGTCTTTAAGGGCTTTTCGGACTGTTTGCTCAAGCTGGGCGACAGCATGGCCAACTACCCGCAGGGCCTGGACGACAAGACGAACATCAAGACCGTGTGCAC ATACTGGGAGGATTTCCACAGCTGCACGGTCACAGCCCTTACGGATTGCCAGGAAGGGGCGAAAGATATGTGGGATAAACtgagaaaagaatccaaaaacCTCAACATCCAAGGCAGCTTATTCGAACTCTGCGGCAGCGGCAACGGGGCGGCGGGGTCCCTGCTCCCGGCGCTCCCAGTGCTTCTGGTGTCTCTCTCGGCAGCTTTAGCGACTTGGCTTTCCTTCTGA